Proteins from a genomic interval of Zingiber officinale cultivar Zhangliang chromosome 1B, Zo_v1.1, whole genome shotgun sequence:
- the LOC122052731 gene encoding ethylene-responsive transcription factor ERF011-like — MEGPDAAAAAAAARHVKERQYRGIRMRKWGKWVAEIREPNKRSRIWLGSYCTPVAAAKAYDTALFYLRGRAARLNFPEDISDDAVGVADMSATSIRKRAAEVGAKVDAMQLGASVEEGRRIRKGEKRRCKGTPDLNQEPEPEGGDDD, encoded by the coding sequence ATGGAGGGACCGgatgcggcggcggcggcggcggcggcgaggcATGTCAAGGAGCGGCAATACCGGGGGATTCGGATGAGGAAGTGGGGGAAGTGGGTTGCGGAGATCCGTGAGCCGAACAAGCGGTCGAGGATATGGCTGGGGAGCTACTGCACTCCGGTGGCAGCCGCGAAGGCCTACGACACCGCGCTGTTCTACCTCCGAGGCCGAGCCGCCCGCCTCAACTTCCCCGAGGACATCTCCGACGACGCCGTCGGCGTGGCCGACATGTCGGCTACGTCGATCCGGAAGAGGGCGGCGGAGGTTGGCGCGAAGGTGGACGCGATGCAGCTGGGCGCCTCCGTGGAGGAGGGGCGGAGGATTAGGAAAGGGGAAAAGCGGCGGTGTAAGGGTACTCCGGATCTGAATCAGGAGCCGGAGCCGGAGGGCGGCGACGACGACtag